The following are encoded in a window of Scophthalmus maximus strain ysfricsl-2021 chromosome 6, ASM2237912v1, whole genome shotgun sequence genomic DNA:
- the LOC118309499 gene encoding tubulin monoglycylase TTLL3-like isoform X1 produces MSMLLLVPLMSDGSGLCPTKSSKRTVSPDVEIVANGERQSTPPGQEGDRATDGRLTPCPDGEASGDSPKDQVAQQFNQCEAKCSKTMSVSVSTTLSKGKVRCRLVSLLNPERLREAKVLVEKAVKMHKVFSIHGPYPVIREALRARGWIEQRVHRPYKRAHRRHRDESRLDKNADDVDEEQDLAELDDLMSRLVRNEMVYFYWTRRSNALNPSSLQKEQITNHFANGHNLTTKAGLCVNLRNLHWFDSTDPDAFFPRCYRLGAQDEKHAFIEDYRRTACTSLLKYIVEREQGVQEEGTSRNIWAVRDQRKQSKHQSGPVVLSKIIDKALKVCQEFLDSVDHSDIDIGLESQQILTTEDWTQFIDSYYLVVHDGAEIEITDHLVTRCEAMLQKMGEVNPQLDIGGTHNIWIIKPGAKSRGRDIQCAKRLDQILRLVNSDPTLIKESKWVVQKYLERPLLVHGTKFDLRQWFLVSDWNPLTVWFYKKCYLRFSTQPYSLHTLDSSVHLCNNSIQRHLRPSKKRHRDIPADNMWSGDQFETYLSSQGRGGQWETVVVPEMKAALIHALQTTQDVIESRKNSFELYGADFMLGHDLCPWLIEVNASPTMVSSTPVTAQLCTAVQRDTLRVVLDWRVDSNANTGDFQLIYRQASVQVPQSLGVNLLVEGFKIKRPFPLLQLRPASHSAPKHRGPAKEKKPATAKAKPRSKMRLKRAERPLRHAGRGLPSRLPPELHVPIPVRTLTLHLPMIA; encoded by the exons ATGTCAATGCTCTTGCTCGTTCCGTTAATGTCAGACGGCAGCGGTTTGTGTCCGACCAAATCAAGCAAAAGAACAGTTTCCCCTGATGTCGAAATAGTGGCCAATGGGGAAAGACAGTCTACCCCACCGGGTCAGGAGGGAGACCGGGCTACTGATGGACGCTTGACTCCTTGTCCGGACGgtg AAGCATCTGGAGACTCACCCAAGGATCAGGTGGCCCAGCAATTCAACCAATGTGAAGCAAAATGCTCCAAAACAA tgtcagtgtcagtgtcaacTACACTTTCCAAGGGCAAAGTTCGCTGCAGGTTGGTCAGCCTTCTTAACCCAGAGAGACTGAGGGAAGCCAAGGTCCTTGTGGAAAAAGCTGTAAAG ATGCATAAGGTGTTCTCTATCCACGGCCCTTACCCTGTCATCAGGGAGGCACTGAGGGCCAGAGGCTGGATTGAGCAGCGCGTGCACCGGCCTTACAAACGTGCACACCGGCGTCACAGGGATGAGAGCAGATTAGACA AAAATGCAGATGATGTCGACGAAGAGCAGGATCTGGCCGAACTTGATGATCTCATG TCTCGCCTGGTGCGAAATGAAATGGTGTATTTTTATTGGACAAGACGCAGCAACGCCCTCAACCCCAGCAGCTTGCAAAAAGAACAGATCACCAATCATTTTGCAAACGGACACAACCTCACCACCAAG GCGGGATTGTGTGTGAACCTGAGGAACCTGCACTGGTTCGATTCAACTGACCCGGACGCCTTCTTCCCTCGCTGTTACAGACTTGGAGCACAGGATGAAAAGCACGCTTTCATCG AAGACTACAGGAGAACCGCCTGCACCAGTCTTCTGAAGTACATTGTGGAGCGGGAGCAGGGTGTTCAGGAAGAGGGAACGAGCCGCAACATTTGGGCTGTCCGGG ATCAGaggaaacaaagcaaacatcaaTCAGGACCTGTGGTCCTCTCCAAAATCATTGACAAGGCGCTTAAAGTATGTCAGGAGTTCCTGGACAGTGTGGATCACAGCGACATAGATATAGGCTTGGAGTCACAACAAATACTGACAACGGAGGACTGGACGCAGTTTATTGACAGTTATTACCTTGTTGTTCA TGACGGAGCAGAGATAGAGATCACCGATCACTTAGTCACACGCTGCGAAGCCATGCTCCAGAAAATGGGGGAGGTCAATCCACAGCTGGACATAGGCGGCACACACAACATCTGGATCATCAAACCTGGAGCAAAGTCCAGGGGCAGAG ATATCCAGTGTGCCAAGCGTCTGGATCAGATCCTCCGGCTGGTGAACAGTGATCCAACTCTAATCAAGGAAAGCAAGTGGGTGGTGCAGAAGTACCTGGAGCGTCCCTTGCTGGTCCATGGCACCAAGTTTGACTTGCGCCAGTGGTTCCTGGTCAGTGACTGGAACCCTCTGACTGTGTGGTTCTATAAAAAGTGCTATTTGCGCTTTTCTACGCAACCTTATTCACTACATACACTGGACAG CTCGGTCCACCTGTGCAATAATTCCATCCAGAGGCACCTGCGGCCCTCCAAAAAACGACACAGAGACATCCCAGCAGACAACATGTGGTCAGGTGACCAGTTCGAGACCTACCTGTCCAGCCAGGGCCGGGGAGGTCAGTGGGAGACCGTGGTCGTCCCAGAGATGAAGGCGGCTCTCATACATGCACTGCAGACAACACAGGATGTGATAGAGTCCCGCAAAAACTCCTTTGAACTCTATGGCGCTGACTTCATGTTAG GACATGACCTGTGTCCATGGCTGATAGAAGTCAATGCTAGTCCTACCATGGTTTCCTCCACCCCTGTGACAGCCCAACTCTGCACTGCTGTGCAGAGGGACACATTGCGAGTCGTCCTGGACTGGAGAGTTGACAGCAACGCAAACACGGGAGACTTTCAGCTCATATACAGGCAG GCATCAGTCCAAGTGCCACAGTCTTTAGGAGTCAACCTCCTTGTGGAGGGCTTCAAGATCAAACGCCCTTTCCCGCTTCTTCAACTGAGGCCCGCCAGCCATTCAGCACCGAAACACCGTGGCCCTGCCAAGGAGAAGAAGCCTGCAACAGCAAAAGCAAAGCCCCGGTCTAAGATGCGTTTGAAGAGAGCTGAGCGTCCACTCAGACACGCTGGCCGTGGGCTTCCTTCTCGTCTCCCTCCTGAGCTGCATGTGCCCATCCCTGTTAGAACCCTTACACTTCACCTGCCAATGATTGCgtaa
- the LOC118309499 gene encoding tubulin monoglycylase TTLL3-like isoform X2, which yields MSVSVSTTLSKGKVRCRLVSLLNPERLREAKVLVEKAVKMHKVFSIHGPYPVIREALRARGWIEQRVHRPYKRAHRRHRDESRLDKNADDVDEEQDLAELDDLMSRLVRNEMVYFYWTRRSNALNPSSLQKEQITNHFANGHNLTTKAGLCVNLRNLHWFDSTDPDAFFPRCYRLGAQDEKHAFIEDYRRTACTSLLKYIVEREQGVQEEGTSRNIWAVRDQRKQSKHQSGPVVLSKIIDKALKVCQEFLDSVDHSDIDIGLESQQILTTEDWTQFIDSYYLVVHDGAEIEITDHLVTRCEAMLQKMGEVNPQLDIGGTHNIWIIKPGAKSRGRDIQCAKRLDQILRLVNSDPTLIKESKWVVQKYLERPLLVHGTKFDLRQWFLVSDWNPLTVWFYKKCYLRFSTQPYSLHTLDSSVHLCNNSIQRHLRPSKKRHRDIPADNMWSGDQFETYLSSQGRGGQWETVVVPEMKAALIHALQTTQDVIESRKNSFELYGADFMLGHDLCPWLIEVNASPTMVSSTPVTAQLCTAVQRDTLRVVLDWRVDSNANTGDFQLIYRQASVQVPQSLGVNLLVEGFKIKRPFPLLQLRPASHSAPKHRGPAKEKKPATAKAKPRSKMRLKRAERPLRHAGRGLPSRLPPELHVPIPVRTLTLHLPMIA from the exons A tgtcagtgtcagtgtcaacTACACTTTCCAAGGGCAAAGTTCGCTGCAGGTTGGTCAGCCTTCTTAACCCAGAGAGACTGAGGGAAGCCAAGGTCCTTGTGGAAAAAGCTGTAAAG ATGCATAAGGTGTTCTCTATCCACGGCCCTTACCCTGTCATCAGGGAGGCACTGAGGGCCAGAGGCTGGATTGAGCAGCGCGTGCACCGGCCTTACAAACGTGCACACCGGCGTCACAGGGATGAGAGCAGATTAGACA AAAATGCAGATGATGTCGACGAAGAGCAGGATCTGGCCGAACTTGATGATCTCATG TCTCGCCTGGTGCGAAATGAAATGGTGTATTTTTATTGGACAAGACGCAGCAACGCCCTCAACCCCAGCAGCTTGCAAAAAGAACAGATCACCAATCATTTTGCAAACGGACACAACCTCACCACCAAG GCGGGATTGTGTGTGAACCTGAGGAACCTGCACTGGTTCGATTCAACTGACCCGGACGCCTTCTTCCCTCGCTGTTACAGACTTGGAGCACAGGATGAAAAGCACGCTTTCATCG AAGACTACAGGAGAACCGCCTGCACCAGTCTTCTGAAGTACATTGTGGAGCGGGAGCAGGGTGTTCAGGAAGAGGGAACGAGCCGCAACATTTGGGCTGTCCGGG ATCAGaggaaacaaagcaaacatcaaTCAGGACCTGTGGTCCTCTCCAAAATCATTGACAAGGCGCTTAAAGTATGTCAGGAGTTCCTGGACAGTGTGGATCACAGCGACATAGATATAGGCTTGGAGTCACAACAAATACTGACAACGGAGGACTGGACGCAGTTTATTGACAGTTATTACCTTGTTGTTCA TGACGGAGCAGAGATAGAGATCACCGATCACTTAGTCACACGCTGCGAAGCCATGCTCCAGAAAATGGGGGAGGTCAATCCACAGCTGGACATAGGCGGCACACACAACATCTGGATCATCAAACCTGGAGCAAAGTCCAGGGGCAGAG ATATCCAGTGTGCCAAGCGTCTGGATCAGATCCTCCGGCTGGTGAACAGTGATCCAACTCTAATCAAGGAAAGCAAGTGGGTGGTGCAGAAGTACCTGGAGCGTCCCTTGCTGGTCCATGGCACCAAGTTTGACTTGCGCCAGTGGTTCCTGGTCAGTGACTGGAACCCTCTGACTGTGTGGTTCTATAAAAAGTGCTATTTGCGCTTTTCTACGCAACCTTATTCACTACATACACTGGACAG CTCGGTCCACCTGTGCAATAATTCCATCCAGAGGCACCTGCGGCCCTCCAAAAAACGACACAGAGACATCCCAGCAGACAACATGTGGTCAGGTGACCAGTTCGAGACCTACCTGTCCAGCCAGGGCCGGGGAGGTCAGTGGGAGACCGTGGTCGTCCCAGAGATGAAGGCGGCTCTCATACATGCACTGCAGACAACACAGGATGTGATAGAGTCCCGCAAAAACTCCTTTGAACTCTATGGCGCTGACTTCATGTTAG GACATGACCTGTGTCCATGGCTGATAGAAGTCAATGCTAGTCCTACCATGGTTTCCTCCACCCCTGTGACAGCCCAACTCTGCACTGCTGTGCAGAGGGACACATTGCGAGTCGTCCTGGACTGGAGAGTTGACAGCAACGCAAACACGGGAGACTTTCAGCTCATATACAGGCAG GCATCAGTCCAAGTGCCACAGTCTTTAGGAGTCAACCTCCTTGTGGAGGGCTTCAAGATCAAACGCCCTTTCCCGCTTCTTCAACTGAGGCCCGCCAGCCATTCAGCACCGAAACACCGTGGCCCTGCCAAGGAGAAGAAGCCTGCAACAGCAAAAGCAAAGCCCCGGTCTAAGATGCGTTTGAAGAGAGCTGAGCGTCCACTCAGACACGCTGGCCGTGGGCTTCCTTCTCGTCTCCCTCCTGAGCTGCATGTGCCCATCCCTGTTAGAACCCTTACACTTCACCTGCCAATGATTGCgtaa
- the LOC118309499 gene encoding tubulin monoglycylase TTLL3-like isoform X3, with protein MSMLLLVPLMSDGSGLCPTKSSKRTVSPDVEIVANGERQSTPPGQEGDRATDGRLTPCPDGEASGDSPKDQVAQQFNQCEAKCSKTMSVSVSTTLSKGKVRCRLVSLLNPERLREAKVLVEKAVKMHKVFSIHGPYPVIREALRARGWIEQRVHRPYKRAHRRHRDESRLDKNADDVDEEQDLAELDDLMSRLVRNEMVYFYWTRRSNALNPSSLQKEQITNHFANGHNLTTKAGLCVNLRNLHWFDSTDPDAFFPRCYRLGAQDEKHAFIEDYRRTACTSLLKYIVEREQGVQEEGTSRNIWAVRDQRKQSKHQSGPVVLSKIIDKALKVCQEFLDSVDHSDIDIGLESQQILTTEDWTQFIDSYYLVVHDGAEIEITDHLVTRCEAMLQKMGEVNPQLDIGGTHNIWIIKPGAKSRGRDIQCAKRLDQILRLVNSDPTLIKESKWVVQKYLERPLLVHGTKFDLRQWFLVSDWNPLTVWFYKKCYLRFSTQPYSLHTLDSSVHLCNNSIQRHLRPSKKRHRDIPADNMWSGDQFETYLSSQGRGGQWETVVVPEMKAALIHALQTTQDVIESRKNSFELYGADFMLGHDLCPWLIEVNASPTMVSSTPVTAQLCTAVQRDTLRVVLDWRVDSNANTGDFQLIYRHQSKCHSL; from the exons ATGTCAATGCTCTTGCTCGTTCCGTTAATGTCAGACGGCAGCGGTTTGTGTCCGACCAAATCAAGCAAAAGAACAGTTTCCCCTGATGTCGAAATAGTGGCCAATGGGGAAAGACAGTCTACCCCACCGGGTCAGGAGGGAGACCGGGCTACTGATGGACGCTTGACTCCTTGTCCGGACGgtg AAGCATCTGGAGACTCACCCAAGGATCAGGTGGCCCAGCAATTCAACCAATGTGAAGCAAAATGCTCCAAAACAA tgtcagtgtcagtgtcaacTACACTTTCCAAGGGCAAAGTTCGCTGCAGGTTGGTCAGCCTTCTTAACCCAGAGAGACTGAGGGAAGCCAAGGTCCTTGTGGAAAAAGCTGTAAAG ATGCATAAGGTGTTCTCTATCCACGGCCCTTACCCTGTCATCAGGGAGGCACTGAGGGCCAGAGGCTGGATTGAGCAGCGCGTGCACCGGCCTTACAAACGTGCACACCGGCGTCACAGGGATGAGAGCAGATTAGACA AAAATGCAGATGATGTCGACGAAGAGCAGGATCTGGCCGAACTTGATGATCTCATG TCTCGCCTGGTGCGAAATGAAATGGTGTATTTTTATTGGACAAGACGCAGCAACGCCCTCAACCCCAGCAGCTTGCAAAAAGAACAGATCACCAATCATTTTGCAAACGGACACAACCTCACCACCAAG GCGGGATTGTGTGTGAACCTGAGGAACCTGCACTGGTTCGATTCAACTGACCCGGACGCCTTCTTCCCTCGCTGTTACAGACTTGGAGCACAGGATGAAAAGCACGCTTTCATCG AAGACTACAGGAGAACCGCCTGCACCAGTCTTCTGAAGTACATTGTGGAGCGGGAGCAGGGTGTTCAGGAAGAGGGAACGAGCCGCAACATTTGGGCTGTCCGGG ATCAGaggaaacaaagcaaacatcaaTCAGGACCTGTGGTCCTCTCCAAAATCATTGACAAGGCGCTTAAAGTATGTCAGGAGTTCCTGGACAGTGTGGATCACAGCGACATAGATATAGGCTTGGAGTCACAACAAATACTGACAACGGAGGACTGGACGCAGTTTATTGACAGTTATTACCTTGTTGTTCA TGACGGAGCAGAGATAGAGATCACCGATCACTTAGTCACACGCTGCGAAGCCATGCTCCAGAAAATGGGGGAGGTCAATCCACAGCTGGACATAGGCGGCACACACAACATCTGGATCATCAAACCTGGAGCAAAGTCCAGGGGCAGAG ATATCCAGTGTGCCAAGCGTCTGGATCAGATCCTCCGGCTGGTGAACAGTGATCCAACTCTAATCAAGGAAAGCAAGTGGGTGGTGCAGAAGTACCTGGAGCGTCCCTTGCTGGTCCATGGCACCAAGTTTGACTTGCGCCAGTGGTTCCTGGTCAGTGACTGGAACCCTCTGACTGTGTGGTTCTATAAAAAGTGCTATTTGCGCTTTTCTACGCAACCTTATTCACTACATACACTGGACAG CTCGGTCCACCTGTGCAATAATTCCATCCAGAGGCACCTGCGGCCCTCCAAAAAACGACACAGAGACATCCCAGCAGACAACATGTGGTCAGGTGACCAGTTCGAGACCTACCTGTCCAGCCAGGGCCGGGGAGGTCAGTGGGAGACCGTGGTCGTCCCAGAGATGAAGGCGGCTCTCATACATGCACTGCAGACAACACAGGATGTGATAGAGTCCCGCAAAAACTCCTTTGAACTCTATGGCGCTGACTTCATGTTAG GACATGACCTGTGTCCATGGCTGATAGAAGTCAATGCTAGTCCTACCATGGTTTCCTCCACCCCTGTGACAGCCCAACTCTGCACTGCTGTGCAGAGGGACACATTGCGAGTCGTCCTGGACTGGAGAGTTGACAGCAACGCAAACACGGGAGACTTTCAGCTCATATACAG GCATCAGTCCAAGTGCCACAGTCTTTAG